From a single Candoia aspera isolate rCanAsp1 chromosome 10, rCanAsp1.hap2, whole genome shotgun sequence genomic region:
- the LOC134503168 gene encoding membrane-spanning 4-domains subfamily A member 15-like, with amino-acid sequence MDSPPPVVGPAPLPSSLEADLPRPLKKFYRGEPLALGITQIFTGITGIVFGLLIHLIDDFWLPYNIIRIAYWSGILYIISGSLAVAAARNPKMSLVQGMLAMNVISAVTAGIGIICLPLSFEFFRYYRSSYACAELHNETQKKWCYETQAHPFVSMGPSRIHL; translated from the exons ATGGATTCGCCGCCTCCGGTTGTGGGCCCAGCGCCTCTGCCTTCCTCCCTTGAGGCCGATCTTCCACGCCCATTGAAGAAGTTTTATCGGGGTGAACCTCTGGCCCTGGGG aTCACACAGATATTTACAGGAATCACAGGAATAGTTTTTGGGCTCCTGATCCACTTAATTGACGACTTTTGGCTTCCCTACAACATTATCCGGATAGCCTATTGGAGCGGAATCCTG TACATCATCTCTGGATCCTTAGCTGTGGCGGCTGCTCGGAATCCCAAGATGTCTCTG GTGCAAGGCATGCTGGCAATGAATGTGATAAGTGCCGTAACAGCTGGTATTGGCATCATCTGCCTGCCTCTCTCCTTCGAGTTCTTTCGGTACTATCGTAGTTCTTATGCATGCGCTGAACTTCATAACGAAACTCAGAAAAAGTGGTGTTATGAAACCCAGGCACACCCTTTTGTAAGTATGGGACCTTCTAGAATTCATCTGTAA